The Saccharothrix variisporea genome has a segment encoding these proteins:
- a CDS encoding alpha/beta fold hydrolase, with translation MKVLALHGAGGSPSDWDPVVEELRGLHEVVALPLEGPWDWESVLDRIEPHAGDNPAVLGVSLGGMVAALWGRRHPECPAVIDVDGHGVPTQPQRHVDPDLAAIADLRERFKAYGQPELQRAMEELDCFEVFREVRCPMLLAVATKPFPGQLLFDSYAAGLARDLPTLPANITVERYDDSHAVLATDPHLVATLVKDFLEHR, from the coding sequence GTGAAGGTGCTGGCGTTGCACGGGGCGGGCGGGTCGCCGTCCGACTGGGACCCGGTGGTCGAGGAGCTGCGCGGACTGCACGAGGTGGTCGCGTTACCGCTGGAAGGGCCGTGGGACTGGGAGTCGGTGCTCGACCGGATCGAGCCGCACGCAGGCGACAACCCGGCGGTGCTGGGCGTGTCGCTGGGCGGCATGGTCGCGGCGCTGTGGGGCCGGCGGCACCCCGAGTGCCCGGCCGTGATCGACGTCGACGGGCACGGCGTGCCGACCCAGCCGCAGCGGCACGTGGACCCGGACCTGGCCGCGATCGCCGACCTGCGGGAGCGGTTCAAGGCGTACGGGCAGCCGGAACTCCAACGGGCCATGGAGGAGTTGGACTGCTTCGAGGTCTTCCGGGAGGTCCGCTGCCCGATGCTGCTGGCCGTGGCCACCAAGCCGTTCCCGGGTCAGCTGCTGTTCGACAGCTACGCGGCCGGTCTGGCCCGGGACCTGCCGACCCTGCCCGCGAACATCACCGTCGAGCGGTACGACGACTCGCACGCCGTGCTGGCGACCGACCCGCACCTGGTCGCGACCCTCGTGAAAGATTTTCTGGAACACCGCTAA
- a CDS encoding sensor histidine kinase, with protein sequence MTERANPDIARTSGYFLLNLVTGLFWFCLLVPLFAVSVGTLVIWVGFPLLVLTLVLARAAATAERAWLRVVLGVDIPQPYRPLPAGSAYQRAKALMTDPATWRDFAYWLIMLPLGVTEFALVVALWPAVLGMVFFPVYYNYLPATFEITLGNSVWLLDSLPESLVVTTLGIVLGIIVMPLVKGLGRAHAALAQGLLGPSRTALLEAKADHLSASRARGVEAAEAERRRIERDLHDGAQQRLVAVAMGLGRARNKMETDPQAAAELIAEAHADAKLAISELRDLARGIYPSVLGDRGLDAALSSLAAKCPIPVEVSVDVDPRPPTAVESTAYFTVAEALTNIAKHSGATQAAVRVTRTENSVVVEITDNGHGGAEVRPGGGLAGLADRAATIDGVVVVVSPAGGPTVIRTELPCAW encoded by the coding sequence ATGACGGAGCGGGCCAACCCCGACATCGCACGGACCAGCGGGTACTTCCTGCTCAACCTCGTCACCGGGCTGTTCTGGTTCTGCCTGCTGGTGCCGCTGTTCGCGGTGAGCGTCGGCACGCTGGTGATCTGGGTCGGGTTCCCGCTGCTGGTGCTGACCCTCGTGCTGGCGCGTGCCGCCGCGACCGCCGAGCGGGCCTGGTTGCGGGTCGTGCTGGGGGTCGACATCCCGCAGCCCTACCGGCCGCTGCCCGCCGGCAGCGCCTACCAGCGGGCCAAGGCGTTGATGACCGACCCGGCCACGTGGCGCGACTTCGCCTACTGGCTGATCATGCTGCCGCTCGGGGTGACGGAGTTCGCCCTGGTCGTGGCCCTGTGGCCGGCGGTGCTGGGCATGGTGTTCTTCCCGGTCTACTACAACTACCTGCCCGCGACCTTCGAGATCACGCTGGGCAACTCGGTGTGGCTGCTCGACTCCCTCCCGGAGAGCCTCGTGGTGACCACGTTGGGCATCGTGCTCGGGATCATCGTGATGCCGCTGGTCAAGGGCCTGGGCCGGGCGCACGCGGCACTCGCGCAAGGCCTGCTCGGGCCGTCCCGCACGGCGCTGCTGGAGGCCAAGGCGGACCACCTGTCGGCCAGCCGCGCCCGGGGCGTCGAGGCGGCCGAGGCCGAGCGGCGGCGCATCGAGCGGGACCTGCACGACGGTGCCCAGCAGCGGCTGGTCGCGGTGGCGATGGGGCTGGGCCGGGCGCGCAACAAGATGGAGACCGACCCGCAGGCGGCGGCCGAGCTGATCGCCGAGGCGCACGCCGACGCCAAGCTCGCCATCTCCGAGCTGCGCGACCTGGCCCGCGGCATCTACCCGTCGGTGCTGGGCGACCGCGGCCTGGACGCCGCCCTGTCGTCGCTGGCGGCGAAGTGCCCGATCCCGGTCGAGGTGTCGGTGGACGTCGACCCGCGCCCGCCGACAGCGGTGGAGAGCACGGCCTACTTCACCGTCGCCGAGGCCCTGACCAACATCGCCAAGCACTCCGGCGCGACGCAGGCGGCGGTCCGCGTCACCCGCACCGAGAACTCCGTGGTCGTGGAGATCACCGACAACGGCCACGGCGGCGCGGAGGTGCGCCCGGGCGGAGGCCTCGCGGGCCTGGCGGACCGGGCTGCGACCATTGACGGCGTGGTCGTGGTGGTCAGCCCCGCCGGGGGGCCGACCGTGATACGGACGGAGCTGCCGTGCGCGTGGTGA
- a CDS encoding GMC oxidoreductase, whose protein sequence is MKITRRALLGATALSFLPSRAQASGTHVPAVVVGSGYGASVAALRLGQAGVRTLVLEMGQRWDTPGPDGKVFCGMLNPDHRSMWFKDRTEAPVNGILFLDLANRPIRRHAGALDRVNFPGMGVYVGRGVGGGSLVNGGMAVTPDRDYFTRQFPTVDAAEMYDRFFPLATKMLRVNHIPGHYFEASDYYRFARLSRTAAARAGFDTAFVPNVYSFDYMAREERGEVPKSALGTEVIYGNNHGKFTLDQGYLAEAERTGNVTIAPLHQVTRITREGAGYALAVREITPDGEVVAEKHVTCDRLFLGAGSLGTTELLLRARDTGDLPDLPAELGEGWGPNGNVMVARNNHLLEPTGSRQSAIPTLAITDPSREVFAEVAPVPAGIETYVSLYLAITRNEERGRFTYDPATDRAVLQWGGARAGITAASGTFDRINDANGTVYRYDVFGGGKAFADDFCYHPLGGAVLGRATDDHGRVKGYRGLYVTDGALVPGSLGVNPFVTITALAERNLATILHEGR, encoded by the coding sequence ATGAAGATCACCCGCCGTGCTCTCTTAGGTGCCACCGCCCTCAGCTTCCTCCCCTCCCGCGCGCAGGCGTCCGGCACGCACGTTCCCGCCGTCGTCGTGGGCAGCGGGTACGGGGCGTCGGTGGCCGCGTTGCGCCTGGGCCAGGCGGGCGTCCGGACGCTCGTGCTGGAGATGGGGCAGCGGTGGGACACGCCCGGCCCGGACGGCAAGGTGTTCTGCGGGATGCTGAACCCCGACCACCGCTCGATGTGGTTCAAGGACCGCACCGAGGCCCCGGTGAACGGGATCCTGTTCCTCGACCTGGCGAACCGGCCGATCCGGCGGCACGCGGGAGCCCTCGACCGGGTGAACTTCCCGGGCATGGGCGTGTACGTCGGCCGGGGTGTCGGCGGCGGGTCGCTGGTCAACGGCGGCATGGCCGTCACCCCGGACCGCGACTACTTCACGCGGCAGTTCCCGACCGTGGACGCGGCGGAGATGTACGACCGGTTCTTCCCGCTGGCCACCAAGATGCTGCGGGTCAACCACATCCCGGGGCACTACTTCGAGGCCAGCGACTACTACCGGTTCGCCCGGCTGTCCCGGACCGCCGCCGCCCGCGCCGGCTTCGACACCGCCTTCGTGCCCAACGTCTACTCGTTCGACTACATGGCGCGCGAGGAGCGGGGCGAGGTGCCGAAGTCGGCGCTGGGCACGGAGGTCATCTACGGCAACAACCACGGGAAGTTCACCCTGGACCAGGGCTACCTGGCCGAGGCCGAGCGCACCGGCAACGTCACCATCGCGCCCCTGCACCAGGTCACCCGCATCACCCGCGAGGGCGCCGGGTACGCCTTGGCTGTCCGGGAGATCACGCCGGACGGGGAGGTCGTCGCGGAGAAGCACGTGACGTGCGACCGGCTCTTCCTCGGCGCGGGCAGCCTCGGCACCACGGAACTGCTCCTGCGCGCCCGCGACACCGGCGACCTGCCGGACCTGCCCGCCGAGCTCGGCGAGGGTTGGGGCCCCAACGGCAACGTCATGGTCGCCCGCAACAACCACCTGCTGGAGCCCACCGGCTCCCGGCAGTCCGCGATCCCGACCCTGGCGATCACCGACCCGTCCCGGGAGGTGTTCGCGGAGGTCGCGCCGGTGCCTGCGGGCATCGAGACCTACGTCAGCCTGTACCTGGCGATCACCCGCAACGAGGAGCGCGGCCGGTTCACCTACGACCCCGCGACCGACCGGGCCGTCCTCCAGTGGGGCGGCGCTCGCGCCGGCATCACCGCCGCCTCCGGCACGTTCGACCGGATCAACGACGCCAACGGCACGGTGTACCGGTACGACGTGTTCGGCGGCGGCAAGGCCTTCGCGGACGACTTCTGCTACCACCCGCTGGGCGGGGCGGTCCTGGGCCGAGCCACCGACGACCACGGCCGGGTGAAGGGGTACCGCGGCTTGTACGTGACCGACGGGGCTCTGGTGCCGGGCTCGCTGGGCGTCAACCCGTTCGTCACCATCACGGCCCTGGCCGAACGCAACCTGGCGACGATCCTGCACGAAGGCCGCTGA